One region of Acidovorax sp. T1 genomic DNA includes:
- a CDS encoding tyrosine-type recombinase/integrase — MALTALNLLSARKVETAQPRPKVYQLRDGGSLFLRVQPNGSKLWWYRYRLGGAEQVYSIGVYPKVTLEAARAERDRAKALVKKGLDPIVEKKAAIALQADTYERTFETVAREWIVSNAHWSEYYTNQVTSYLEKDVFPRIGKLPISSIRAPHLRPIIKDVAARGAKTVAILIRQWCGQIFSYAAAQGLCEYDPAALLKGLVKRPQVRHNPPLTWAEIPDFLNRVDNEGGYQTTVLALKLMALTYVRTVELRKASWEEFDLDNAMWSIPSERMKMRRPHLVPLSRQAVAALRELHALTGGGKVLFPSYRKPGQVMSATTLNQALKRMGYGGRFSSHGFRSTATTILGLLGYPEKRVDLQLAHSKKSKDSSRAPYDHTKFVESRKVIMQDWADILDSLQAGKPVEGVTKAFGPMSKRRTALLRVIERE, encoded by the coding sequence ATGGCACTCACAGCACTCAATCTTCTCTCGGCGCGCAAAGTGGAAACGGCGCAGCCCAGGCCCAAGGTGTACCAACTCCGGGACGGAGGCAGCCTCTTTTTGCGCGTTCAGCCCAACGGCTCCAAGCTCTGGTGGTACCGCTACCGGCTGGGCGGCGCTGAACAGGTGTACTCAATCGGGGTGTACCCAAAGGTCACGCTGGAGGCAGCCCGTGCGGAACGGGACCGGGCAAAGGCGTTGGTCAAGAAGGGCCTCGACCCCATCGTGGAGAAAAAGGCGGCGATCGCCCTCCAGGCCGACACATACGAACGCACGTTCGAGACCGTTGCTCGGGAGTGGATCGTCAGCAATGCTCACTGGAGCGAGTACTACACCAACCAGGTCACCAGCTACCTTGAGAAGGATGTTTTCCCCCGGATTGGCAAGTTGCCGATCAGCAGCATCAGGGCTCCACATCTGCGCCCCATCATCAAGGATGTGGCGGCTCGTGGCGCGAAGACTGTGGCGATCCTCATCCGCCAGTGGTGTGGGCAAATCTTCAGTTATGCGGCTGCCCAAGGTCTCTGCGAATACGATCCTGCCGCCTTGCTCAAGGGACTGGTCAAGCGCCCTCAGGTCCGCCACAACCCTCCGTTGACATGGGCAGAGATCCCGGACTTTCTCAATCGTGTGGACAACGAAGGGGGTTACCAGACGACAGTCCTCGCCCTCAAGCTGATGGCTTTGACCTACGTGCGCACCGTAGAACTGCGCAAGGCCTCCTGGGAAGAGTTCGACCTGGACAACGCCATGTGGTCGATTCCGTCCGAGCGCATGAAGATGCGACGCCCCCATCTGGTTCCCCTGTCACGGCAGGCGGTGGCCGCTCTTAGGGAACTACATGCTCTAACTGGCGGCGGCAAAGTATTGTTCCCGAGCTACAGAAAGCCGGGACAAGTGATGTCGGCAACGACGCTCAATCAAGCACTCAAGCGCATGGGTTATGGCGGACGGTTTTCGTCCCATGGCTTCCGCTCGACCGCAACGACGATCCTTGGACTGTTGGGATATCCGGAGAAGCGGGTCGATCTTCAACTCGCTCATTCCAAAAAGAGCAAGGACTCATCGCGCGCGCCCTACGATCACACGAAGTTTGTGGAGTCCCGCAAGGTAATCATGCAGGACTGGGCTGACATCCTTGACTCATTGCAGGCAGGGAAACCCGTTGAAGGGGTCACGAAGGCGTTTGGCCCCATGTCGAAGCGTAGAACGGCGCTGCTCCGTGTCATAGAGCGCGAGTGA
- a CDS encoding chorismate mutase gives MTQAINNVQHCTTMDDVRRHIDALDDVLVPLLVTRGGYMTQAARIKQDASQVRDEERIQAIVDRVRARTQIEGGEPDVMEAIYRSMMEAYIAHEHREFARLRPTATQEG, from the coding sequence ATGACCCAGGCCATCAACAACGTGCAGCATTGCACCACCATGGACGATGTGCGCCGCCACATCGATGCGCTGGACGACGTGCTGGTGCCTTTGCTGGTAACGCGCGGCGGCTACATGACCCAGGCCGCGCGCATCAAGCAGGATGCGTCGCAGGTGCGTGACGAAGAACGCATCCAGGCCATCGTGGACCGCGTGCGCGCCCGCACCCAGATCGAGGGCGGCGAGCCCGACGTGATGGAGGCCATCTACCGCAGCATGATGGAGGCCTACATCGCCCATGAACACCGCGAGTTCGCGCGCCTGCGCCCAACCGCCACGCAGGAGGGGTGA
- the trpE gene encoding anthranilate synthase component I: MITELEFKSLAGEGYNRIPLMVQAFADLETPLSLYLKLAHSKDGGKHSFLLESVVGGERFGRYSFIGLPARTLLRASGFGADARTEVVTDGQVVETARGNPLDFIEAYQKRFKVALRPGLPRFCGGLAGYFGYDTVRYIEKKLETTCPPDALETPDILLLQCEELAVIDNLSGKLYLIVYADPAQPEAYGKAKKRLRELKDQLKYSVSAPLIKATESHPAQRSFAKADYLAAVGRAKELIAAGDFMQVQVGQRIHKRYTESPLSLYRALRSLNPSPYMYFYNFGDFHVVGASPEILVRQEQTDAGTKVTIRPLAGTRPRGATPEKDKAAEVELINDPKERAEHVMLIDLARNDIGRIAQTGTVKVTEAFVVERYSHVMHIVSNVEGLLNEGMTSMDVLKATFPAGTLTGAPKVHAMELIDQLEPVKRGVYGGACGYLSYAGDMDVAIAIRTGIIKDGTLYVQAAAGVVADSVPELEWKETEHKARALMRAAELVEEGLE; encoded by the coding sequence GTGATCACGGAACTTGAATTCAAAAGCCTGGCCGGCGAAGGCTACAACCGCATTCCGCTCATGGTGCAAGCCTTTGCGGATCTGGAAACCCCGCTCTCGCTGTACCTGAAACTTGCGCACAGCAAGGATGGCGGCAAGCACAGCTTTTTGCTGGAATCGGTGGTGGGCGGCGAGCGGTTTGGCCGCTACAGCTTCATTGGATTACCCGCGCGCACCTTGCTGCGTGCCAGCGGTTTTGGGGCCGATGCGCGCACCGAGGTGGTCACCGACGGCCAGGTGGTGGAAACCGCGCGGGGCAACCCGCTGGATTTCATCGAGGCCTACCAGAAGCGCTTCAAGGTGGCCTTGCGCCCGGGCCTGCCGCGTTTTTGCGGCGGCCTGGCGGGCTACTTTGGTTATGACACGGTGCGCTACATCGAGAAGAAGCTCGAAACCACCTGCCCGCCCGATGCGCTGGAAACGCCCGACATCCTTTTGCTGCAGTGCGAGGAGCTGGCGGTCATCGACAACCTCTCGGGCAAGCTCTACCTCATCGTCTATGCCGACCCGGCGCAGCCCGAAGCCTATGGCAAGGCCAAAAAGCGCCTGCGCGAGCTCAAGGACCAGCTCAAGTATTCGGTGAGCGCCCCCCTGATCAAGGCCACGGAAAGCCACCCCGCGCAGCGCAGCTTTGCCAAGGCCGACTACCTGGCGGCCGTGGGCCGTGCGAAAGAGCTCATCGCTGCCGGTGATTTCATGCAGGTGCAGGTGGGCCAGCGCATCCATAAGCGCTACACGGAAAGCCCCCTGAGCCTGTACCGCGCGCTGCGTTCGCTGAACCCTTCGCCGTACATGTATTTCTACAATTTCGGCGATTTCCATGTGGTGGGGGCCAGCCCCGAAATCTTGGTGCGCCAGGAGCAGACCGATGCGGGCACCAAGGTCACCATCCGGCCGCTGGCCGGCACGCGCCCGCGCGGTGCCACGCCCGAGAAGGACAAGGCTGCCGAGGTGGAGCTCATCAACGACCCCAAGGAGCGGGCCGAGCATGTGATGCTGATCGACCTGGCGCGCAACGACATCGGGCGCATCGCCCAGACGGGCACGGTCAAGGTGACCGAGGCCTTTGTGGTCGAGCGCTACAGCCATGTGATGCACATCGTGAGCAACGTCGAAGGCCTGCTGAACGAGGGCATGACCAGCATGGATGTGCTCAAGGCCACCTTCCCCGCAGGCACCCTCACGGGCGCGCCCAAGGTGCATGCCATGGAGCTGATCGATCAGCTCGAACCCGTCAAGCGCGGGGTGTACGGCGGCGCCTGCGGTTACCTGAGCTACGCGGGCGACATGGACGTGGCCATTGCGATCCGCACCGGCATCATCAAGGACGGCACGCTGTATGTGCAGGCCGCCGCGGGTGTGGTGGCCGACTCGGTGCCCGAGCTGGAGTGGAAGGAAACCGAACACAAGGCGCGCGCCCTGATGCGCGCCGCCGAACTTGTCGAGGAGGGGCTGGAATGA
- a CDS encoding chalcone isomerase family protein, whose amino-acid sequence MNFFPRCALFAGALVLATSAVAQPVTVADVKYEETSVVNGSTLQLNGAGVRYKAVFKVYTAGLYLEKKASTAQEVTGVRGPKRLSITMLREIDSAELGKLFSRGMEDNMDRAAFSKLIPGVLRMSQIFSEHKKLQAGEQFMIDWIPGTGTVITVKGKPQGEPFKEPEFFNALMGIWLGNAPADWKLKDALLGKPA is encoded by the coding sequence ATGAATTTCTTCCCTCGATGCGCCCTGTTTGCCGGGGCTCTCGTGTTGGCGACCAGCGCAGTGGCCCAGCCCGTTACCGTGGCCGACGTGAAATACGAAGAAACGAGCGTCGTGAATGGCAGCACTCTCCAACTCAATGGCGCGGGTGTGCGCTACAAGGCCGTCTTCAAGGTCTACACAGCCGGGCTGTACCTCGAAAAGAAGGCATCGACAGCGCAGGAAGTAACGGGCGTGCGCGGCCCCAAGCGCCTGAGTATCACCATGCTGCGCGAGATCGATTCCGCCGAGTTGGGCAAGCTGTTTTCGCGCGGAATGGAAGACAACATGGACCGGGCCGCGTTCTCCAAGCTGATCCCTGGGGTGCTGCGCATGAGCCAGATCTTCTCCGAGCACAAGAAGCTGCAGGCTGGCGAGCAGTTCATGATCGACTGGATTCCCGGCACGGGCACGGTCATCACCGTCAAGGGAAAGCCCCAGGGCGAGCCCTTCAAGGAACCCGAGTTCTTCAATGCGCTGATGGGTATCTGGCTGGGCAATGCGCCCGCCGACTGGAAGCTCAAGGACGCCTTGCTGGGCAAGCCGGCCTGA
- the gph gene encoding phosphoglycolate phosphatase (PGP is an essential enzyme in the glycolate salvage pathway in higher organisms (photorespiration in plants). Phosphoglycolate results from the oxidase activity of RubisCO in the Calvin cycle when concentrations of carbon dioxide are low relative to oxygen. This enzyme is a member of the Haloacid Dehalogenase (HAD) superfamily of aspartate-nucleophile hydrolase enzymes (PF00702).), producing the protein MLNLKSSESNLAPLAAVIIDLDGTMVDTLGDFAEALNRMLSDLALPAIAAPAIEQMVGKGSEHLLHSVLNHVLAQSGKAPAAIEIEALYARAWPSYQQHYLAINGDYAQVYPGVVEGLQALRDAGLRLACLTNKPISFAVPLLRAKGLDGYFEQVFGGDSFERKKPDPLPLWKTCEALQTDPARTLMVGDSSNDAQAARAAGCPVVLVTYGYNHGLPVQGVDADGYVESLALLRV; encoded by the coding sequence ATGCTGAACTTGAAGTCTTCTGAATCGAACCTTGCTCCCCTGGCCGCCGTCATCATCGACCTCGACGGCACGATGGTGGATACCCTGGGCGACTTCGCCGAGGCCCTCAACCGCATGCTGAGCGACCTGGCGCTGCCGGCGATTGCCGCACCGGCCATCGAGCAGATGGTGGGCAAGGGTTCCGAACATTTGTTGCATTCAGTGTTAAATCACGTGCTAGCGCAATCTGGTAAAGCGCCAGCAGCTATCGAAATAGAAGCGCTCTACGCCCGTGCCTGGCCCAGCTACCAGCAGCACTACCTGGCCATCAACGGCGACTACGCGCAGGTTTATCCCGGCGTGGTGGAGGGCCTGCAGGCACTGCGCGATGCTGGCCTGCGGCTGGCGTGCCTGACCAACAAACCGATCTCGTTTGCGGTGCCGTTGCTGCGCGCCAAGGGGCTGGACGGTTATTTTGAGCAGGTTTTCGGGGGCGACAGTTTCGAGAGAAAGAAGCCCGACCCGTTGCCGCTTTGGAAAACCTGTGAGGCCTTGCAGACCGACCCCGCCCGCACGTTGATGGTGGGCGATTCATCCAACGACGCGCAGGCCGCTCGCGCCGCCGGCTGCCCCGTGGTGCTGGTCACCTATGGCTACAACCACGGCCTGCCGGTGCAGGGGGTGGATGCGGACGGCTACGTGGAATCGCTGGCGTTGCTGCGGGTTTGA
- a CDS encoding S1C family serine protease: MNHKRWWVRWALVFLLHAAWSSSTLAQLPDAIERIKPAVVLVGTYRATDTPRFRYVGTGFVVGDGLRVVTNAHVTAAIGNVGADGPALVVQLRAGASAWAMRQARVLETVHEHDLALLEIDGPAAPALNVVASEPVREGDELAFMGFPIGGVLGFSSVTHRATVSSITTMALPSPTGQQLSERAIRSLRAGPLQVFQLDATAYPGNSGGPLFDPRSGTVLGVINMVLIKSTRESAMSQPSGISYAIPSRYVLELMSRHR, translated from the coding sequence ATGAACCACAAACGTTGGTGGGTGCGCTGGGCACTTGTTTTTTTGTTGCACGCGGCATGGAGCAGCAGCACCCTGGCGCAACTGCCGGACGCTATCGAGCGGATCAAACCCGCCGTCGTGCTGGTGGGCACCTACCGCGCCACGGATACGCCGCGGTTTCGCTATGTAGGCACCGGCTTTGTGGTGGGCGACGGCTTGCGCGTGGTGACCAACGCCCACGTTACAGCCGCCATCGGCAATGTGGGTGCCGATGGGCCGGCCCTGGTCGTGCAACTGCGCGCAGGGGCGAGCGCGTGGGCCATGCGCCAGGCGCGGGTGCTGGAGACGGTTCACGAGCACGATCTCGCCCTGCTGGAAATCGACGGGCCGGCCGCACCGGCGCTGAACGTGGTGGCGTCCGAGCCGGTGCGCGAGGGGGACGAGCTGGCCTTCATGGGCTTTCCCATCGGCGGGGTGCTGGGATTTTCCAGCGTCACGCACCGCGCCACCGTCTCGTCCATCACCACCATGGCCCTGCCCAGCCCGACAGGCCAGCAGCTCAGCGAGCGTGCCATCCGCAGCCTGCGCGCCGGGCCTTTGCAGGTGTTCCAGCTCGACGCCACGGCTTACCCGGGCAACAGTGGCGGCCCCTTGTTTGATCCGCGCAGTGGCACGGTGCTCGGCGTCATCAACATGGTGCTGATCAAGAGCACGCGCGAATCGGCCATGAGCCAGCCCTCGGGCATTTCCTACGCGATTCCAAGCCGCTACGTGCTGGAGTTGATGTCGCGGCACCGGTAG
- a CDS encoding nucleotidyltransferase domain-containing protein: MQPLLTLLGPSPQPQRLSLAEWDLVVRQARRANVLARIAALVQAHGKWNAVAPAPRQHLASALALATRQQRELRFEVAQIARALQPTGLPVVLLKGGAYALAGLQASLGRMVSDVDILVPRERLVDVETALMMAGWVQTNHDAYDQHYYRTWMHELPPMRHLQRGTVLDVHHALVPATARVRPSTQRLLQAAQALPGQPGVCVLAPADMLLHSAAHLFHESDFAQGFRGVVDIDALLREFSAVPGFWPDLLERAAVLGLQWPLHHALRYAQAITQTPVPASTMAALAPGVGQQAWQHRLRDALYLRTLRPDHASTADAWTPLARGLLYLNGHRLRMPLHLLLPHLLRKALGGLLPKEKP, translated from the coding sequence ATGCAGCCGCTGTTGACCCTGCTGGGCCCGTCGCCGCAGCCGCAGCGGCTGAGCTTGGCTGAATGGGATCTTGTGGTGCGGCAGGCGCGCCGCGCCAATGTGCTGGCCCGTATCGCCGCCCTGGTGCAGGCCCATGGCAAGTGGAATGCCGTGGCCCCTGCGCCGCGCCAGCATCTGGCCTCTGCGCTGGCCCTGGCCACGCGCCAGCAGCGTGAGCTGCGCTTCGAGGTGGCGCAAATAGCGCGCGCCCTGCAGCCAACGGGCCTGCCCGTGGTGCTGCTCAAAGGCGGCGCCTACGCCCTGGCGGGCCTGCAGGCATCGCTGGGGCGCATGGTGTCGGACGTGGATATTCTGGTGCCGCGTGAGCGCCTGGTCGACGTGGAAACGGCGTTGATGATGGCCGGCTGGGTGCAGACCAACCATGATGCCTACGACCAGCACTACTACCGCACCTGGATGCACGAGCTGCCGCCGATGCGGCACCTGCAGCGTGGCACGGTGCTGGACGTGCACCATGCTCTGGTGCCTGCCACCGCCCGGGTCCGGCCCAGCACGCAGCGTCTGTTGCAGGCGGCGCAGGCGCTGCCCGGTCAGCCGGGCGTGTGCGTGCTTGCACCGGCGGACATGTTGCTGCACAGCGCGGCCCACCTGTTCCACGAAAGCGACTTTGCGCAAGGATTCCGGGGCGTGGTGGACATCGACGCCCTGTTGCGCGAGTTTTCCGCAGTGCCCGGCTTCTGGCCGGACCTGCTGGAGCGCGCGGCGGTGCTGGGCCTGCAGTGGCCGCTGCACCACGCGCTGCGTTATGCGCAGGCCATCACGCAAACACCTGTGCCGGCCAGTACCATGGCAGCGCTGGCGCCGGGCGTGGGCCAGCAGGCCTGGCAGCATCGCTTGCGCGACGCCCTGTATTTGCGCACACTGCGGCCCGACCACGCCTCCACCGCGGACGCGTGGACACCGCTGGCGCGCGGCTTGCTCTACCTGAACGGCCACCGCCTGCGCATGCCATTGCACCTGTTGCTGCCGCACTTGTTGCGCAAGGCGCTGGGCGGGCTGCTTCCCAAGGAAAAACCATGA